In a genomic window of Roseiflexus castenholzii DSM 13941:
- a CDS encoding LuxR C-terminal-related transcriptional regulator gives MSSTSIVLVNAHALFREGLRHHLANSTEFHVIGEASNGQQAIQVVDLLDPDMVVMEVDLPGVNGLEVARAIKRSHPHIRIVLLSSTMDGQEVVKAIRAGIAACVPRNIAPEKLMQTLHQVRRGNYPINDLVLSSPDVAAQVLNAFRQMAAEEDTQSIYSPLSPRELQVLELVAAGRTNKEIAKVLDISNQTVKNHISSILRKLAVNDRTQAVVYAMRRGWIKVALPGDPLT, from the coding sequence GTGAGTTCAACCTCGATTGTGCTGGTCAACGCACACGCACTATTTCGTGAAGGGTTGCGCCATCACCTGGCGAATTCAACCGAGTTTCACGTGATCGGTGAAGCAAGCAATGGTCAACAGGCGATTCAGGTGGTCGATCTGCTCGACCCCGATATGGTCGTGATGGAGGTGGACCTGCCGGGTGTCAATGGTCTCGAGGTCGCGCGTGCCATCAAACGCTCGCATCCCCATATTCGCATCGTCCTGCTCAGTTCGACGATGGATGGTCAGGAGGTGGTCAAAGCCATCCGCGCCGGCATTGCTGCCTGCGTACCGCGCAACATCGCTCCTGAAAAACTGATGCAGACGCTGCATCAGGTGCGGCGCGGCAATTATCCGATCAACGATCTGGTGCTCTCCTCGCCTGACGTTGCGGCGCAGGTGCTCAACGCCTTTCGTCAAATGGCGGCGGAAGAGGATACGCAGAGCATCTACTCGCCGCTCTCGCCGCGTGAGTTGCAGGTGCTCGAACTCGTCGCCGCCGGGCGCACCAACAAAGAAATTGCGAAGGTGCTCGACATTTCCAACCAGACGGTCAAAAACCATATCTCGTCGATCCTGCGCAAACTGGCGGTCAATGATCGCACGCAGGCGGTCGTTTATGCGATGCGCCGCGGATGGATCAAAGTTGCGCTCCCTGGGGATCCGCTGACCTAG